ACTTATAAGTTCTGGAACGTTAAGTTACGTCTCTACCCGGTCCTGAAGAAATCGATATTTTATAAGTGTGAGATACTATGAATTGAGTGTATGGGTGTTTGTAATTTGTTCGGTTTCAGTAGAAATAGCTAATTTACAGGGGTCATCTGGCTGATTGGATCTAAAATGGCTATAGGGGTGGTCATCTGTTAATTATCAGGCGATTGAGACGCAGCGAAGACCCAAACAGATAATATAAACCCTAAGAGGCAGATTTGCTCGCCATAACGCATGGAAGCATAGCCAAGGTCCGAAGTGGTTAGGAAAGAGTGGAGTGGCTTGATTCGAACGGAGCATAATCCAGAAGAAAGGTCAGAGTGATCCGCCAGCCAGACGGAGAGAAGGTAAACTCGAACGTGAATGTAGTGCGTAATGCTACGTCGCACAATGTATATTTTGCGAAGCTTGAATATAGTGTCCATACACGACTCAATACACCTAGGCTCTAGGGCACTACCGACGAGAATAGGGGGCTGTTAAGCCTTTAACGCTCCTCCGGCAACTACACTGTAGTCTTTAACTCACTCCCTTAGTGGTCGCACTGAGCTCTGAATTCAACTCGCGTAATAACCACTAGCCCCAGCCTGTAGCCTGACTACCCGCTGGGGCCTCAGGCACTGGGTAAAATGTGATGTACGTCACAGTTTTCCACAGCTCGGAGTCAAATATACTATGACCATTTTATTTGACAACTACCCCCTTCTATCCTCTCCTACTCCCCCTCCCTTATATTTGACACTAACAATTTCTGTATTTATAATATGTTTTTTCTGCACTTAGCCCATTAACGAAAAATATGAACAATAACCGAACAAAGGTAGGAGAGTGGGAGACTAGCGCCAATAGACCTTATACGGCAAGCGGACATCGATATACTGCCGAATGGTCTCGCCCTGTTCGGCCGCTTGAGCCTGTACGCGGGCGATATTGTCCAACTGCACCGCTATATCCTCTTGTGTGGCAAAACGAATCTGATAACCCGCCGCTAGAGTTACGTGTAGTTCGCTAGTCGTCTCGAGTACACGAAGCTCGGTCCAGTCTAGTCGGCTGTCGACAATCGCCTGGACAAAACTAATAAAGTTATCGGGTACAACCTGTCTCCCTAACTCCACCGGAAGATTAGCCGCATCCCGTACTAGCGGCAGCTCAGTTGATGCATCACGAGTGATAGCGACACCATTACGATCGAGCAAATAGACCTCTTCCCCACTCTGCCACTGTAGGCTGGGCTCATGTTCTACCGCAGTCAATTGGAGCGTACGCTGATGCCACTGTCGCTGTAACTCAAAAGCAGCGATGGAATCGCTATACTTACCAGCTAGCTCTTCCAAGGACGCTTCACTCACCTGCCACTGAAAGTTAAATCGGCTTTCGGCTGTCACCTGCACCTCACGCTCGAGGTCAGGATCCAAATCACTGATCACCTCAATCGAAGTGATGAAGCTGTACCAGCCCACCAGCCCGAGCACTACTAAGAGCAAGACGGCGGCCGCTTGAGCCGGCCACGAGACGGAGCGTGAAGCTTTGGCCGCTGCCTTGCCCCGATGGTAGGTCGCTTGAAACTGGGGTTTGGCCTCTGGACTAGGACGGCGACGGGCGCGGGCCATTACTCTTCACCTTCTGCCGAGTAGGGCTCTAATACCATGGTAGCAATCCGCTCAGCCGCATCAGCGCGGGCAAAAGCTGAGATACGCTCCTGTAGTTGAGTCCGGTATCCACTGTCACTAGTCAGACGCTCCAAAGTATCAGCTAGATGCTGCGGGTCTAACTCACTCTGGGGTAGTAGTACAATAGCCCCATGTTCAGCAAGTGCTAAGGCATTCTGGTGTTGATGGTTACCGCTCAAACTAGGATGCGGTACGATCAAGCTAACCTTACGCAGAGCGGCCAGTTCCGCTAGCGTGTTAGCCCCAGCCCGAGCGATTACGACGTCAGCCAGCTGCAGAGCTGCTGCCATCTCTTCCAGTAGAAACGGATACTGGTGGTAGTGCGGTCTACTGAGTGCAGCCGTTTTATTATCCCCGGTGATATGAATGATCTCAAAACGATCAGTAATCTCAGCTAATCGAGTAACGCAGCTATTCAAACTCTCGGAGCCCAGACTACCGCCCACGGCTAAGATGACCGGTTTATCGCTAGCGATACCGAAACTAGCCCGTGAGGGTGAGGCCGCTTCTAGCAGCTCGATGCGAATGGGATTACCTAAGTTCACGTAGCCGGGCAGCGGAAAACCACTGATTCGATAGGGCGTCAGCCGAGATAGCAATCGGTTGGCCAGACCCGGAACCGAGTCTGACTCGTGGATTACAAAGGGAATACGTAAGCACCAGGCCGCTAAACCGACCGGCACACCGACATAACCACCCTTGATGAAGATGCGCTCGGGCCGAAGGCGAATCAGCAAAGCCAGACTCTGTAGCAGACCGATACCGACCCGTACCAAATCACGCACGTTGAACCAAAGTGTCTTGAGATCAAGCCAACGCTGCCGCCGAGTGCGGTTATGATAACGGCGAACCTTACCGGCCTTGATCTGGTGAAGATGAACGCCGCTTGAGGCCATCAGCTCTCGCTCCCGCCGTTCACCGAGGCCGATATAGTGAATATCTACCGTTTTAGCTTGAGATTTGAGGGCTCGGACGACGGCTAGAATGGGTGTTATGTGCCCGCCGCTGCCCCCGCCTGCGACTACGATCCGCATGGGGTCTCCTTACTGTATATTTCGAAACATTTACTACGATACCGAGAGCCGCCAGCATGAATACTAGACTACTGCCTCCATAACTGACGAACGGTAGTGGAATACCGGTTAAAGGTATAATACCAAGCATGGCCATCATATTCACCGTTGCCTGCATTCCGAGCCAGACCGTAATACCCACTACCAGCAGTTGAGAAAACCGATCCGGAGCGTTCTCAGCCACGCGCAGCATCCGATAAATCAGCAGACAGAAGAGGATGATTATAGTGCTGGCTCCGATAAAACCAAACATCTCACCGATAATAGCGAAGATCGAATCGTTAGCAGCCTCCGGTAAGTAACCATAAACCTGAATACTCCGTCCCAAGCCTAAGCCGAAAAGACCACCGGAGCCGATAGCGATTAAGGCCTGATGTAAGTGATAACCGGTCTCAGCCAGATTCTCGCTAGGACTGAAGAAGGTCCGGACTCGCTCCATCCGGTGGGGAAAAAGAACAATGTTAAGTAGCCCAAAGGCCGAACCTGCCCCGAGCAAGATAGCTAGCTGCTGCCAGCGCACCCCGCTCATAAAAAATACCGCCACCACGATACTAGAGATTACCAACATCGTACCCATATCTTTCTGGTGGATGAGCACAAAAATCGAAACGATACCGAGCAAGATAACTACCGGCCAGAGCGTCAATTTATAGTTAGCCAACTCACTATCCTTCACCCGGGTAAACCAGCTAGCAACCAGGACGGCAACGGTCAGCTTGATCAGTTCGGCCGGTTGAAAACTAAGCGGACCAAGACCTACCCAGCGTGTAGCGCCCTTCTCAGTGATAGCGACACCCGGAATGAACATCAGTAGCAAAGCCACTCCGGTTCCGATTAGGAGTAACGGCAAGAGCTGAGTACGCCAGCGCGACCAGTGAATCCGACTAAAGATAAAAAAGGCTACCAGAGCCACTCCGATATTACGTAGCTGGCCGTACATAAAGTAGTTGCGATTAACATCATCGACCAGCTTATGAGATAGAATCGGGCTAACAGCATAGATGACAACTAGGCCCAGCAGGGTCAGAAGCAAAGTTATAAGGATTAGGCTGACGTCAGCCCGATGACGACGGCCCGCTCCAACTACCCCATCTGAACTACTGCCTCGTCTAATTAACTGGCGGGCAGAATAAGCAGGTTTCACAACTGTCCGCCGAGAACGGCTATCACCAATCCCAGCATGGCTAACATCGCTCCTAGAATCCAAAAACGCATCGTAACTTTAGTTTCTGGCCAGCCGATAGCCTCGAAATGGTGGTGTACCGGAGCGGAGAGGAAGATCTTTCGTTTAAAGATTTTCTTCGACATAATCTGAAGGCTACTGGAAGCGATCTCTAACACGAAGATACCGGCTATAATAGGTAGCAGCAGTACAGTGTCAGTTAAAAGCGCCACCACCGCCAGTGTAGTACCGAGAGCAAAAGAACCGACATCACCCATAAAGAAGCGAGCAGGATGGATGTTAAACCAGGTATAGGACAAGAGCGATCCGACCACGGTAGCACAGAAGATAGCGATACCGAAGTTACCCTGCACCATAGCGATAACGGTATAAACCATAAAGACTATGGCTAATAATCCACCGGCTAGCCCGTCAAGACCATCGGTGATGTTGACCGCATTGGCGGTCGATACAATGACAAAGATGAAGAGCGGAATAATCAACCAGCCGAGCGAGATAGTATCAAAGAACGGCACTGACAACGAAGTATAACCCAGCTTAGTGTAGGCATAAACACTTAAGACAGTGGCGATCGAGAGGATGAGACTGAATTTAATCGGTGTACGAAGCCCAGCCATACCGGTGTTCTGGCCGCGGATGTTGATAAAATCGTCGATTAGCCCGACTCCCCCTGCCGTGATTAGAGCCGCCAGGGGTAGTAATGTCTGGGCCGTACTAAGGTTAAATAGCACCGTAATCAAGGAGATTGCTACCACCATGATCACACCGGCCATCGTCGGGATATGACGTTTGTGCTTAGCGGCGTGAAGCTTATGAAAAACTGGTGCCTTCTCTCCAGTGGTGGCAGTGTCCCGAATTCGCTTCCAAGCTTTATACTTATAGGCTAGATGAGTATAGATAGGGGTTAGAGCCATTGAGACCAGAAATCCGGCAAAAGCAGCCAAGGTAATCTCGAGTAATATAGGCTCTATGGAGGCGAAGTCTAAGTTTTGCATAATGTTGATTTTACTGCCTTACTAATACCTGTTAATTATAACATAATTCGTTTATTCCGAGGGTATGCCGGCGTATTTAACCAGCCAATCGATAATGTCAGCAAAGACCGGTCCAGCCCCACCGGAACCAGCGTAGGTGACATTATGTGGATCATCGATCCGTACCATCATGATGTAACGCGGGTTATCTACCGGCGCGAACCCGATGAAAGACCCGATGTATTCACCGTCCAGATAACCACCATCTGGGCTTGGGATCTCCGAAGTACCTGTCTTCCCGCCTACCTTATGCTCAGGAATTAGTCGCGTAATCGCCCAACCACCACCTTTCTGCACCGAATCATCCATCATCCGACGAATACTAGCCGTGGTGCTGTCGGTCACTACTGACTCCCCTACCACCTCCGGCTCAGTATCGATCACTGTACCGTCGGGCGCAATCTCATAGTCCACCAGATGAGGCCGATACATCGTACCACCGTTAATCACGGCTGCCATCGAAGTGGTCATTCTAACCATAGTAGTGGCAATTCCCTGGCCGAAGGTCATGTTGGCATAGTTAACCGCTCCCACCGACTCTGGAGTATTCATGTGCAGCTCCGGCTCACCGGGCTGTTCGATGTCGGTACGAGTCGTAAGCTGCAGATTACCGGTGAAAAAACTGTGTAGGGCCGTCTTAGCCTGGGTGTTTATCTCGCCACCGCCTAGCCGTTCCAGAATATATACGACCCCAGTGTTGATCGACTCGATGATGATGTCAGTCATCGATTTAGTTCGATCTCCCCCACCTTCGGTATTGCGAATCACAGCATCATCAACCTTAACCGCCCCGGCATCATAGAAGGTCTCTTCCTCGTCGATCGCGCCACCATTGAGTCCGGCCGCCATAGTAAAAACCTTGAAGCCGGATCCGGGCTCAAACGTACCGGTAGCAGCCACGTTAGAAAAGCGACTGTAATCTTCAACTTCGCTGTACTTATTCGGGTCGAAACTCGGATAGTTGGCCATAGCCACTACCTCACCGCTATTCGGATCCATGATGACAGCGTGAGCCGAGCGAGCGCTTGTCGCCTTAACGTGCTCAGCTAGCACACTCTCCACCTTGGCCTGAACATTACGATCGATGGTTAAGTAAATGTCACTACCGTGCTGCGGTGCACGCTGAATATTATCACTAGTAGCGATTGGTACCCCGTTGGAATCGGTTTCAATATCAAACAATCCTGGCGTTCCGCTGAGTGAGGAGTCAAGGTACTCTTCGATACCATACTGACCCTCGCCGTCAGTATTGACAAAGCCCATCACCTGAGAGGCAAGACTACCCTCAGGATAAACCCTACGGTAGTTATCACTTAGGCCGATACCTGATATTTCTAGCTCCTCGATAGCCTGAGCGGCTTCAAGGGTGATTTCCCGCTCCAATCGCACGTAGCCATCAGCTGCCGTCAACTGCTCTGAGTAATCACGGCCTAAAGCTGCTTCCAGCCCGCTCACTACATCATCGAGATCAAATATATAACGGGTGTCGGCATAAAGCGTCTTAAGATTACGATTCATCGCCAATGGTACCGGCTCACCGCGGTCATAAGCATAAATTCGACCGCGCTGAGGGGCAATCTCGAACTTCCGACTGTGTGACTGGCTAGCTAGAACACTAAAGTAGTCGTGCCGCACTAGCTGCAGATAACCTAAGCGCAGCAGCACTACTCCGGCGAGCGCTAAAAAAATAAGACCAATAACTTGTAGGCGTGACTGATTATCTATCATAGGAGACGTTGGCTTCCGGGACTAACCCGGCGGTAGCACTAGCACTTTCGATCCGAGCAACCGACTGCAGACGAGCCGCCTCTACCTGCAACTCCTGCTGCTCCTCTATCAACGTAGCCTGCTGCTGGCTTAACTCATTGATTTCATACCCGTAGACGCTGGTTTTAGTGATTTGCGTCAAGTACAGCAGTGCTAGAACCCCGATAATAATAGCTAAGAA
Above is a genomic segment from Candidatus Saccharimonadales bacterium containing:
- a CDS encoding cell division protein FtsQ/DivIB — translated: MARARRRPSPEAKPQFQATYHRGKAAAKASRSVSWPAQAAAVLLLVVLGLVGWYSFITSIEVISDLDPDLEREVQVTAESRFNFQWQVSEASLEELAGKYSDSIAAFELQRQWHQRTLQLTAVEHEPSLQWQSGEEVYLLDRNGVAITRDASTELPLVRDAANLPVELGRQVVPDNFISFVQAIVDSRLDWTELRVLETTSELHVTLAAGYQIRFATQEDIAVQLDNIARVQAQAAEQGETIRQYIDVRLPYKVYWR
- a CDS encoding UDP-N-acetylglucosamine--N-acetylmuramyl-(pentapeptide) pyrophosphoryl-undecaprenol N-acetylglucosamine transferase translates to MRIVVAGGGSGGHITPILAVVRALKSQAKTVDIHYIGLGERRERELMASSGVHLHQIKAGKVRRYHNRTRRQRWLDLKTLWFNVRDLVRVGIGLLQSLALLIRLRPERIFIKGGYVGVPVGLAAWCLRIPFVIHESDSVPGLANRLLSRLTPYRISGFPLPGYVNLGNPIRIELLEAASPSRASFGIASDKPVILAVGGSLGSESLNSCVTRLAEITDRFEIIHITGDNKTAALSRPHYHQYPFLLEEMAAALQLADVVIARAGANTLAELAALRKVSLIVPHPSLSGNHQHQNALALAEHGAIVLLPQSELDPQHLADTLERLTSDSGYRTQLQERISAFARADAAERIATMVLEPYSAEGEE
- a CDS encoding putative peptidoglycan glycosyltransferase FtsW; this translates as MDSRSDVSHAGIGDSRSRRTVVKPAYSARQLIRRGSSSDGVVGAGRRHRADVSLILITLLLTLLGLVVIYAVSPILSHKLVDDVNRNYFMYGQLRNIGVALVAFFIFSRIHWSRWRTQLLPLLLIGTGVALLLMFIPGVAITEKGATRWVGLGPLSFQPAELIKLTVAVLVASWFTRVKDSELANYKLTLWPVVILLGIVSIFVLIHQKDMGTMLVISSIVVAVFFMSGVRWQQLAILLGAGSAFGLLNIVLFPHRMERVRTFFSPSENLAETGYHLHQALIAIGSGGLFGLGLGRSIQVYGYLPEAANDSIFAIIGEMFGFIGASTIIILFCLLIYRMLRVAENAPDRFSQLLVVGITVWLGMQATVNMMAMLGIIPLTGIPLPFVSYGGSSLVFMLAALGIVVNVSKYTVRRPHADRSRRRGQRRAHNTHSSRRPSPQISS
- the mraY gene encoding phospho-N-acetylmuramoyl-pentapeptide-transferase gives rise to the protein MQNLDFASIEPILLEITLAAFAGFLVSMALTPIYTHLAYKYKAWKRIRDTATTGEKAPVFHKLHAAKHKRHIPTMAGVIMVVAISLITVLFNLSTAQTLLPLAALITAGGVGLIDDFINIRGQNTGMAGLRTPIKFSLILSIATVLSVYAYTKLGYTSLSVPFFDTISLGWLIIPLFIFVIVSTANAVNITDGLDGLAGGLLAIVFMVYTVIAMVQGNFGIAIFCATVVGSLLSYTWFNIHPARFFMGDVGSFALGTTLAVVALLTDTVLLLPIIAGIFVLEIASSSLQIMSKKIFKRKIFLSAPVHHHFEAIGWPETKVTMRFWILGAMLAMLGLVIAVLGGQL
- a CDS encoding penicillin-binding protein 2; its protein translation is MIDNQSRLQVIGLIFLALAGVVLLRLGYLQLVRHDYFSVLASQSHSRKFEIAPQRGRIYAYDRGEPVPLAMNRNLKTLYADTRYIFDLDDVVSGLEAALGRDYSEQLTAADGYVRLEREITLEAAQAIEELEISGIGLSDNYRRVYPEGSLASQVMGFVNTDGEGQYGIEEYLDSSLSGTPGLFDIETDSNGVPIATSDNIQRAPQHGSDIYLTIDRNVQAKVESVLAEHVKATSARSAHAVIMDPNSGEVVAMANYPSFDPNKYSEVEDYSRFSNVAATGTFEPGSGFKVFTMAAGLNGGAIDEEETFYDAGAVKVDDAVIRNTEGGGDRTKSMTDIIIESINTGVVYILERLGGGEINTQAKTALHSFFTGNLQLTTRTDIEQPGEPELHMNTPESVGAVNYANMTFGQGIATTMVRMTTSMAAVINGGTMYRPHLVDYEIAPDGTVIDTEPEVVGESVVTDSTTASIRRMMDDSVQKGGGWAITRLIPEHKVGGKTGTSEIPSPDGGYLDGEYIGSFIGFAPVDNPRYIMMVRIDDPHNVTYAGSGGAGPVFADIIDWLVKYAGIPSE